A portion of the Magnolia sinica isolate HGM2019 chromosome 17, MsV1, whole genome shotgun sequence genome contains these proteins:
- the LOC131231560 gene encoding MDIS1-interacting receptor like kinase 2-like: MTVKKLHLLEIGDQSDQKSFRNEIRALTEIRHRNIVKLYGFCSHARCSFLVYEYMERGSLASILSNDKGVAQLHWTLRVKVIKGVAHALSYMHHDCIMPIVHRDLSSNNILFNSELEAFVSDFGIARLLIPGSSNWTMLAGTHGYVAPKLAYTMRVTEKCDVYSFGVVALEVNMGRHPGELISSLSSSSSQETLLKDILDQRLLDPMAEAAQEAIFVVSIAIACISPDPDS, from the exons ATGACAGTAAAGAAACTTCACCTACTTGAAATTGGGGATCAATCAGATCAAAAAAGTTTTAGAAATGAGATACGAGCATTAACAGAAATCCGTCATCGCAACATTGTGAAGCTTTATGGCTTTTGTTCCCATGCTCGATGCTCGTTTCTAGTCTACGAGTACATGGAAAGAGGAAGCTTAGCTAGTATCCTAAGCAACGACAAAGGAGTTGCACAGTTGCATTGGACTCTAAGGGTGAAGGTtattaaaggtgtggcccatgctTTATCTTATATGCACCATGATTGCATCATGCCGATTGTCCATCGAGACCTTTCAAGCAACAACATTCTATTTAATTCCGAACTTGAGGCATTTGTCTCTGACTTCGGCATTGCACGATTGCTGATACCGGGTTCATCCAATTGGACTATGCTCGCAGGCACACATGGTTATGTCGCTCCAA AGCTTGCATATACAATGAGGGTTACTGAAAAATGCGATGTATATAGCTTTGGTGTTGTGGCACTTGAAGTGAATATGGGAAGGCATCCTGGGGAGCTCATCTCCTCTTTGTCATCATCAAGTAGTCAAGAAACACTGTTAAAGGATATTTTGGACCAGCGTCTCTTAGATCCAATGGCTGAGGCTGCACAGGAAGCCATATTTGTGGTGTCCAttgcaattgcatgcatttcgccggATCCAGACTCTTGA